A genome region from Streptomyces sp. S4.7 includes the following:
- a CDS encoding prolyl oligopeptidase family serine peptidase has product MTEKNDHRPGSPVTPVAPAAPEAAPDWEKRFRAPRVSLPDWAEDAPDRALFVSNATGTYELYAWDRATGVQRQVTDRPNGTMDGVLTPDGRWIWWFNDTDGDEFGVWMRQPFDAAEAGAGAGAGGAETGVCGGDEAATPGIDAAYPSGLALGRDGTAVVGCSTDEDGSTIHVLPAGGAAPVEIYRHRESAGVGDLSHDGTLIAVEHTEHGDAMHSALRVVRLDGTAVAELDDTKGGGIELGLSVLGFAPVDGDTRLLVGHQRRGRWEPIVWDVASGEETDLAIELPGDVSAEWYPDGSALLIVHSFEARSELWRYDLATRELTRVETPAGTVSGATARPDGSVEYLWSSAARPPVVRSTSGGVVLDPPGAKAPESVPVTDVWVEGPGGRIHALVQRPAGEGPFPTVFEVHGGPTAHDRDSFTAGPAAWVDHGYAVVRVNYRGSTGYGREWTDALKHRVGLIELEDIAAVREWAVSSGLADPAKLVLSGGSWGGYLTLLGLGTQPDVWAVGLAAVPVADYVTAYHDEMEALKSMDRTLLGGTPEEVPERYEASSPLTYVDAVRAPVYISAGLNDPRCPIQQVENYVNRLSARGATHEVYRYDAGHGSLVVEERIKQVALELDFAERHLG; this is encoded by the coding sequence ATGACTGAGAAGAACGACCACCGGCCCGGCTCCCCTGTCACACCCGTCGCCCCCGCCGCCCCCGAAGCGGCCCCCGACTGGGAGAAGCGTTTCCGGGCACCCCGCGTCTCGCTGCCCGACTGGGCGGAGGACGCGCCCGACCGCGCGCTGTTCGTGTCCAATGCGACGGGTACGTACGAGCTGTACGCGTGGGACCGCGCCACCGGCGTCCAGCGGCAGGTCACCGACCGCCCCAACGGCACCATGGACGGCGTGCTGACCCCCGACGGCCGGTGGATCTGGTGGTTCAACGACACCGACGGCGACGAGTTCGGTGTCTGGATGCGGCAGCCGTTCGACGCGGCGGAAGCGGGCGCCGGCGCGGGCGCGGGCGGTGCGGAAACGGGCGTGTGCGGTGGCGACGAGGCCGCGACGCCCGGTATCGACGCGGCGTACCCGAGCGGGCTCGCGCTCGGTCGCGACGGGACGGCGGTCGTCGGCTGCTCGACCGACGAGGACGGCTCCACGATCCATGTCCTCCCCGCCGGTGGCGCCGCCCCGGTCGAGATCTACCGGCACCGCGAGTCGGCCGGCGTCGGCGATCTGTCGCACGACGGGACGCTCATCGCCGTCGAGCACACCGAGCACGGCGACGCGATGCACTCCGCGCTGCGCGTGGTGCGCCTCGACGGCACGGCGGTCGCCGAGCTGGACGACACCAAGGGCGGCGGGATCGAGCTGGGCCTGTCGGTACTCGGGTTCGCGCCGGTCGACGGCGACACCCGCCTTCTCGTCGGGCATCAGCGGCGCGGTCGCTGGGAGCCGATCGTGTGGGACGTGGCGTCGGGCGAGGAGACCGATCTGGCGATCGAGCTGCCCGGGGACGTATCGGCCGAGTGGTATCCGGACGGGTCCGCGCTGCTGATCGTGCACAGTTTCGAGGCGCGTAGCGAGCTGTGGCGCTACGACCTCGCCACGCGCGAGCTGACCAGGGTCGAGACGCCCGCCGGTACGGTGTCGGGCGCGACGGCCAGGCCGGACGGCTCGGTGGAGTACCTGTGGTCATCGGCGGCCCGTCCTCCCGTGGTGCGGTCCACGTCGGGCGGCGTCGTACTCGACCCGCCGGGCGCGAAGGCGCCCGAGTCCGTGCCGGTGACCGACGTGTGGGTGGAGGGGCCCGGCGGGCGGATCCACGCGCTGGTGCAGCGGCCCGCGGGCGAGGGCCCGTTCCCGACGGTCTTCGAGGTCCACGGCGGGCCGACCGCGCACGACAGGGACTCCTTCACGGCGGGCCCGGCGGCCTGGGTGGACCACGGCTACGCGGTCGTACGCGTCAACTACCGCGGCTCGACCGGCTACGGCCGCGAATGGACGGACGCGCTCAAGCACCGCGTCGGGCTGATCGAGCTGGAGGACATCGCCGCCGTGCGCGAGTGGGCGGTGTCGTCCGGTCTCGCCGACCCGGCGAAGCTCGTGCTCTCGGGCGGCTCGTGGGGCGGTTATCTGACGCTGCTCGGTCTCGGCACGCAGCCCGACGTCTGGGCGGTGGGGCTGGCGGCGGTACCGGTGGCCGACTACGTCACCGCGTACCACGACGAGATGGAGGCGCTGAAGTCCATGGACCGCACGCTGCTCGGGGGTACGCCGGAGGAGGTCCCGGAGCGGTACGAGGCGTCGTCGCCGCTGACGTACGTGGACGCGGTGCGCGCGCCGGTCTACATCTCGGCGGGCCTCAACGACCCGCGCTGCCCGATCCAGCAGGTGGAGAACTACGTGAACCGGCTGTCGGCGCGTGGCGCGACGCACGAGGTGTACCGGTACGACGCGGGGCACGGGTCGCTGGTGGTGGAGGAGCGGATCAAGCAGGTCGCCCTGGAACTGGACTTCGCGGAGCGCCACCTCGGATAG
- a CDS encoding SDR family oxidoreductase, with protein sequence MTEMTPSTGSGSATGAGAGRVAVVTGVAQGIGRRVAEVLAEEGYALVLADIVDPADTLASVRAAGADTVAVVGDVASEAYVTGLAEQVRERFGRVDALVNNAGVSLLVPAEETTADQWRRVLDVNLTGPFLLSRAVGRLMLAAGGGSIVNIASIAGLHGVSDRAAYNASKHGLIGLTRTLAGEWGGRGVRVNAVCPGWVKTEMDAADQASGGYTDEDIVDRVPMGRFAAPDDIAQAVAFLADPARSGFVNGTALPVDGGWTADASWNSLRLRKRRRPDTDR encoded by the coding sequence ATGACTGAAATGACGCCGAGTACAGGTTCAGGCTCAGCAACAGGTGCGGGCGCGGGCCGCGTCGCCGTGGTGACGGGAGTGGCGCAGGGCATCGGCCGCCGGGTGGCCGAGGTCCTGGCCGAGGAGGGTTACGCGCTGGTCCTGGCCGACATCGTGGACCCGGCGGACACCCTCGCCTCCGTGCGCGCCGCCGGGGCGGACACGGTGGCCGTGGTCGGGGACGTCGCGTCGGAGGCGTACGTGACCGGCCTCGCCGAGCAGGTCCGCGAGCGCTTCGGCCGGGTGGACGCGCTCGTCAACAACGCGGGCGTCTCGCTGCTCGTCCCGGCCGAGGAGACGACGGCCGACCAGTGGCGCCGGGTCCTGGACGTCAATCTCACCGGGCCTTTCCTGCTCTCCCGCGCGGTGGGCCGGCTGATGCTCGCGGCGGGCGGCGGCTCGATCGTCAACATCGCGTCGATCGCCGGACTGCACGGAGTCTCCGACCGCGCGGCGTACAACGCGAGCAAGCACGGTCTGATCGGCCTCACGCGCACGCTGGCGGGGGAGTGGGGAGGCAGGGGCGTACGGGTCAACGCCGTCTGTCCGGGCTGGGTGAAGACGGAGATGGACGCGGCCGACCAGGCGTCCGGCGGCTACACGGACGAGGACATCGTGGACCGGGTGCCGATGGGGCGGTTCGCCGCGCCCGACGACATCGCGCAGGCGGTGGCGTTCCTGGCGGACCCGGCGCGCAGCGGCTTCGTGAACGGCACGGCGCTGCCGGTCGACGGCGGCTGGACGGCGGACGCGAGCTGGAACTCGCTGCGCCTGCGCAAGCGGCGGCGTCCGGACACGGACCGATGA
- a CDS encoding SURF1 family protein, whose protein sequence is MYRFLLTPRWWGINVFVLLAIPFCIFMGTWQLGRFEDRVDSHRSAEAAPDPAERAAAPIAELLPVDQETSGRHATASGTYGEQLLVPNRELDEKSGSYVLALLRTDSGRALPVVRGWLPAGADVPPAPTGEVTVTGALQAPENSGTDGADTRGGLPSGQVGIISGASLVNLVPYDVYDAWVTVTEPDAAGLTPVPPRAPQGTGLDLKAFQNLGYTGEWFVFVAFLLFMWFRLFRRETEAVRDRALGLETAA, encoded by the coding sequence GTGTACCGGTTCCTGCTGACGCCCCGGTGGTGGGGCATCAATGTCTTCGTGCTGCTGGCCATCCCCTTCTGCATCTTCATGGGGACCTGGCAGCTCGGCCGTTTCGAGGACCGCGTCGATTCGCACCGGAGCGCCGAGGCCGCGCCCGATCCGGCCGAGCGCGCCGCCGCGCCGATCGCGGAGCTGCTGCCCGTCGATCAGGAGACCTCCGGGCGCCACGCGACGGCGAGCGGTACGTACGGGGAGCAACTCCTCGTCCCGAACCGCGAGTTGGACGAGAAGTCCGGCTCGTACGTGCTGGCGCTCCTGCGGACCGACAGCGGCAGGGCGCTGCCCGTCGTACGCGGCTGGCTGCCGGCCGGTGCGGACGTGCCGCCCGCCCCGACCGGCGAGGTCACCGTCACCGGCGCGCTCCAGGCGCCGGAGAACTCCGGCACCGACGGCGCCGACACCCGTGGCGGGCTGCCGAGCGGACAGGTCGGCATCATCAGCGGGGCGTCACTGGTCAACCTCGTGCCGTACGACGTGTACGACGCCTGGGTCACGGTCACCGAGCCCGACGCCGCCGGGCTGACGCCCGTACCGCCTCGGGCGCCGCAAGGCACCGGGCTCGACCTGAAGGCGTTCCAGAACCTCGGGTACACGGGCGAGTGGTTCGTCTTCGTCGCGTTCCTGCTGTTCATGTGGTTCCGGCTGTTCCGGCGTGAGACCGAGGCCGTCAGGGACCGCGCGCTGGGACTGGAGACCGCCGCATAG
- a CDS encoding TetR/AcrR family transcriptional regulator — protein sequence MTATSTDGRIARGNQTRQLILKHTVRIASVEGLGGLSLGRLAGELRLSKSGVFALFGSKEELQLATVRAAAKVYIDHVVRPVLELPAGLDRIRRLCDGWLSYSENRVFPGGCFFYSVSAEYDAREGKVHDAVARSRLDWVAFVAQNIEEAKEAGEARDDTDVPQLTFELVSLLEGANAESVLHDDFGCYAKAAKAILNRLRSVATDPALLPLAPASR from the coding sequence GTGACAGCTACCAGCACCGACGGACGCATCGCACGGGGGAACCAGACCCGCCAACTGATCCTGAAGCACACCGTCCGGATCGCCTCGGTCGAAGGTCTCGGCGGTCTGTCGCTCGGCCGGCTGGCCGGGGAGCTGCGGCTGAGCAAGAGCGGGGTGTTCGCCCTGTTCGGCTCCAAGGAGGAGCTCCAGCTCGCCACCGTGCGCGCCGCCGCCAAGGTGTACATCGACCATGTCGTCCGGCCCGTGCTGGAGTTGCCGGCCGGGCTCGACCGGATCCGGCGGCTGTGCGACGGCTGGCTCTCGTACTCCGAGAACCGGGTCTTCCCCGGCGGCTGTTTCTTCTACTCGGTCTCGGCCGAGTACGACGCACGCGAGGGCAAGGTCCACGACGCGGTGGCGCGGTCCCGCCTCGACTGGGTCGCGTTCGTGGCGCAGAACATCGAGGAGGCCAAGGAGGCGGGCGAGGCGCGGGACGACACCGATGTCCCGCAGCTCACCTTCGAGCTCGTGTCGCTTCTCGAAGGCGCCAACGCCGAGTCCGTCCTGCACGACGACTTCGGCTGCTACGCCAAGGCCGCCAAGGCGATCCTCAACCGGCTGCGGTCCGTGGCGACGGATCCGGCGCTGCTGCCGCTCGCGCCGGCGTCCCGCTGA
- a CDS encoding alpha/beta fold hydrolase — translation MDLAVTAVRTALNAASHVSPALAGRVAFRLFRKPRGRSRLRPDERPVMDRAEVGEIAVGGGRAVSYRWGTGERPVLIVHGWESRGSRFATLVSELLDLGLSPIAFDAPGHGEATGETMTILDLRDIIAALDAEHGPFETVVAHSLGVTATFVAVQERGVRTERIVAISGVPDFAYLVDGFCAGLGLRARLNRELRGRIERELFTGEGDIWSRFSVPRTDTGTGAGAGIRTPEAAGASSFLVVHDEDDDLVDPAASRALHAALNATPGREARLVVTRGLGHRRIIGDRQVAASVRDFVVSGTPARAAAAPDPSPRTAAG, via the coding sequence ATGGATCTCGCCGTGACAGCCGTCCGTACCGCCCTGAACGCCGCGTCCCACGTCTCTCCGGCGCTGGCCGGCAGAGTCGCGTTCCGCCTCTTCCGCAAGCCGCGCGGTCGCAGCCGCCTGCGGCCCGACGAGCGCCCGGTGATGGACCGGGCCGAGGTCGGCGAGATCGCCGTGGGCGGGGGGAGGGCCGTCAGCTACCGATGGGGTACGGGCGAACGGCCCGTACTGATCGTGCACGGCTGGGAGTCGCGCGGCTCGCGCTTCGCCACGCTCGTGTCCGAGCTGCTCGACCTCGGCCTCAGCCCGATCGCCTTCGACGCGCCAGGCCACGGCGAGGCAACCGGCGAGACGATGACGATCCTCGACCTGCGTGACATCATCGCGGCGCTGGACGCGGAGCACGGACCGTTCGAGACGGTCGTGGCGCACTCCCTCGGGGTCACCGCGACGTTCGTCGCCGTACAGGAGCGCGGGGTGCGGACGGAGCGGATCGTGGCCATCAGCGGTGTGCCCGACTTCGCGTATCTGGTGGACGGGTTCTGCGCCGGGCTGGGGCTGCGGGCGCGGCTGAACCGCGAGCTCCGGGGGCGTATCGAGCGGGAGCTGTTCACCGGCGAGGGGGACATCTGGTCGCGCTTCTCGGTCCCGCGTACGGATACGGGTACGGGTGCGGGGGCGGGTATCCGTACGCCTGAGGCGGCGGGCGCGTCATCGTTCCTGGTGGTCCACGACGAGGACGACGACCTGGTCGACCCCGCGGCCTCGCGCGCACTCCACGCGGCGCTCAACGCCACGCCCGGCAGGGAGGCGAGGCTGGTCGTCACCCGGGGGCTGGGTCACCGGCGGATCATCGGTGACCGTCAAGTCGCCGCGTCCGTGCGGGACTTCGTGGTCAGCGGGACGCCGGCGCGAGCGGCAGCAGCGCCGGATCCGTCGCCACGGACCGCAGCCGGTTGA
- a CDS encoding nuclear transport factor 2 family protein has translation MTELRKTLRETVETYWAAADARDWTAFAGTLAAEVVYDLPQTRERIRGKDAFLRFNVEYPGDWRVRTERVVADPDAGQVVTWLRVTAGAQEMQAVSFFTGDGDGRIAEITDFWPEPYEPPAGREHLAERY, from the coding sequence ATGACCGAGCTTCGGAAGACACTCCGGGAGACAGTGGAGACGTACTGGGCTGCCGCGGACGCCCGCGACTGGACGGCGTTCGCCGGCACCCTCGCGGCGGAGGTGGTCTACGACCTGCCGCAGACGCGCGAGCGGATTCGCGGCAAGGACGCCTTTCTGCGGTTCAACGTGGAGTATCCGGGGGACTGGCGGGTGCGTACGGAACGGGTCGTGGCGGACCCGGACGCCGGGCAGGTGGTGACGTGGCTGCGCGTCACGGCGGGCGCGCAGGAGATGCAGGCGGTCAGTTTCTTCACGGGGGACGGGGACGGCCGGATAGCGGAGATCACGGACTTCTGGCCGGAGCCGTACGAGCCCCCGGCCGGCCGCGAGCACCTGGCCGAGCGTTACTGA
- a CDS encoding SigE family RNA polymerase sigma factor — MAEVLDFTAVVPVRGTSVRPARRPRMPGGMPVIAPMPAARPAGIPDRRESADDAMAAGTTVDHLTETYRQHYRSLLGLAALLLDDTASCEDVVQEAFIRVHSARNRVREPEKTLAYLRQTVVNLSRSALRRRILGLKLLSKPMPDMASAEEGAYDLLERDALIKAMRGLQRRQREVLVLRYFADMTEAQVSETLGISLGSVKAYGSRGIAALRIAMEATA, encoded by the coding sequence GTGGCAGAGGTTCTCGATTTCACAGCGGTCGTCCCGGTTCGCGGCACTTCGGTGCGGCCGGCCCGGCGACCCCGCATGCCCGGTGGTATGCCGGTGATCGCTCCCATGCCGGCGGCACGCCCGGCCGGTATCCCGGACCGGCGCGAAAGCGCTGACGACGCGATGGCAGCCGGTACCACCGTCGACCACCTGACCGAGACCTATCGACAGCACTACCGCTCACTGCTCGGCCTCGCGGCACTGCTCCTGGACGACACGGCCTCGTGTGAGGACGTTGTGCAGGAAGCGTTCATCCGCGTCCACTCCGCGCGCAACCGCGTCCGCGAACCGGAGAAGACCCTCGCGTACCTGCGCCAGACGGTCGTCAACCTCTCGCGGTCCGCGCTGCGCCGCCGCATCCTCGGGCTCAAGCTGCTGTCGAAGCCGATGCCCGACATGGCGAGCGCCGAGGAAGGCGCGTACGACCTGCTGGAGCGGGACGCGCTGATCAAGGCCATGCGCGGCCTCCAGCGCCGCCAGCGCGAGGTACTCGTGCTGCGCTACTTCGCGGACATGACGGAGGCACAGGTCTCCGAGACGCTCGGCATATCCCTGGGCTCGGTGAAGGCGTACGGCTCGCGGGGCATCGCGGCGCTGCGTATCGCCATGGAGGCCACGGCATGA